From a region of the Mycobacterium sp. SMC-8 genome:
- a CDS encoding copper chaperone PCu(A)C, with translation MFDRRLGITLAALAISVPTACTSTSHDTDATMASRVSVEDQWARAADTGMTAVFGTFTNTGGAEVHIVGAESPSAARVEIHEIARSGDGANTMRPKAGGITIAPGRSHELAPGGDHLMLMDLAGPLRPGTDVEVTVAFGDGSTLPVTAQVRDFAGADEEYSSGDHQHGHG, from the coding sequence ATGTTTGACAGACGACTCGGTATCACCCTGGCGGCACTGGCGATCTCGGTGCCGACCGCCTGCACGTCGACGAGCCATGACACAGATGCGACGATGGCTTCGCGAGTCAGCGTCGAGGACCAGTGGGCACGTGCGGCGGACACCGGCATGACGGCGGTGTTCGGAACGTTCACCAACACCGGCGGCGCAGAAGTGCACATCGTCGGCGCGGAATCGCCCTCGGCCGCGCGGGTGGAGATCCACGAGATCGCCCGCAGCGGCGACGGCGCCAACACCATGCGGCCCAAGGCAGGCGGGATCACGATCGCGCCGGGCCGCAGTCATGAACTGGCGCCCGGCGGCGACCACTTGATGCTGATGGACCTCGCCGGCCCGCTGCGCCCGGGCACCGACGTGGAGGTCACCGTCGCGTTCGGCGACGGCTCCACCCTGCCCGTCACCGCACAGGTCCGCGACTTCGCCGGGGCCGACGAGGAGTACTCCTCCGGTGACCACCAACACGGTCATGGCTGA